The Belonocnema kinseyi isolate 2016_QV_RU_SX_M_011 chromosome 1, B_treatae_v1, whole genome shotgun sequence genomic interval GATTCATCGGTGCATTGCATGCGTCAGAAGCAAATGTAATACTGAGAAGCAGCTGATAGGTGATCTCTCTTCCTTTAGCATTACTCTACCTGAACGAGCATTTATTAACACTGGGGTAAACTATGGTGGCCCGATCAATGTTCGCACCTCCATTGGACGGGTCAGCATCCTCACAAAGCCTGGATTTGTATTTTTGTCTGATGTGCCTCCCGCTCAGTTCACCTCGAGTTGGTTTCCGATTACACTACAGAAGCCTTCATAGCTGCTTATATTCGCTTCTCTTCTCGTTTTTGTCATTGTCGGACGTTGTCTAGTGACGAAGGTACGAATTTTGTGGGATCAGATCGTCAACTACAGGAAATGTTTTCTACGGTGTCAGCAGAGTTTACTTCGGTCACTACATACCTTACTTTGCATGGTAACCAGTGTAGATTCCGTCCTCTTGTAGCAGCTCACTTCGGAGGTTTATGGGAAGCTGCAGCTAAGTTGACGAAATTCCATCTTCGTCGAGTGATTGGAAACTCTACATTGACTTTCGAAGAAATGACGACTATATTAACACAAATTGAGGCTTTCCTTAATTCTCGGCCTCTCAGCGCTCAGTCAGATGATCCAACAGACATTTCTGCCCTCACGCCAGGACATTTTCTCATTAGAGTTCCACTGAATGCAGGTCCAGAATCATCGCTTGCAGACGTTCTTCCAACTCTATTGACTCGCTGGCAGTTGATCCAGCAAATGCGTGATCATTTTTGGAAGCGCTAGTCAGCTGCGTATTTGAAAGAACGTCAACCTCGATCCAAGGATATTATTTCATCGCCATCCATACAGATTGGAGATTTAGTTCTTATTAGAGATGAGAACCTTCCACCTACTCAACGGCCTATGGGTCGAGCCCTACAACTTCATCGttacatttatatttcttgtACTTGTCCTTATATTTGATTTCCTTATTGCGTAAAGTGTAACCTTATGTCTAAGCTGGTCTTATCGTATTAGTGCTCTCTCTCTCTGTTAGACATAGTCTTCTTGATCGGTTTTCCAATTTTCTATTCACGCCCCGTCAGTAAGCGTTCGCCAAGCAACATGTTCtgttaattttatacaatttgaaATACAAAGTTTTAATCTATTTCTAATAAATACCGCGCTTTTTCGGcgcttaaaacaaaattaaagtgCTGTGGTTCTAATTGACTTTGCCTAAAGATGCGCGCCTCCCTACCAGAATTGATCAGTTTTGACAATGCTGTCGTTTTTTTTTGTGCTCAAAACAGTATAACATAGTCTTAGAAGAACTATTTGCCTTTGAAGAACTCTTTAGTTTTCCGAATAGTAGTTAAATGTATCTGAATTATTGATAAgcgttcttttaaaataaaaaggtttttaatttcaaaacatgtttcgtttttattaaaaaaagcaaaatctttGTTTTCAAGAGTACCTCTCTCCATTCGTATGAATTCTCGCCTGAGGATCTTACTTGAAAGTCGCGTAGAAATCGCTTTTCGCGGCGGGCGCTTTTGACTTTAACGcgtcgcattttttttaaattgttgaaaaaggaaaatattgctTGACGAAAAACGTGCCCCAAAACTGCATACGGTAAATTTCAATAGCAGAAGTTCGTAAAACACGgtcattttggattaaattaccatcaacaattaaaaatgtatgaaatgttTACCTACATCACCGGAGATGGATAGAATTCCCCTATACactaaaattttttcctttattttagaAGGAATTGGCGACATTATTGCAAATTGATTCTAAATAACACGGTTTTTccgtgaaaaacaaaaaatgcgaaaaaagtaattttttaaaagtaaagcaATTGGAGCAACCAAAAAAGCTCTTCTGAAGAAAAAATACAGTTATCAATTCTCCatcttgtcaaattttttttaaaaggatttttgaaaaaaattccattccCCACTTTCTTGACTCTCTAATTACCTTCCTTGTATACAGACCATGTTTGTTAGTTTGATCCCCGAAATATCAAAGTCGGAAGAAATAACCTACAGGTGTAGGAACCTCCTCTCCAGATTACATTTAGCTACATAACGGCTATTATTTCCATCGGCACCAGGCTGTCGCGGTTTTCGCGATGTGGATGTAAATGCGAACTCTGGCGGCCACTAGATAAGGCTCTATCTGCAGATCCGAGTTCTTTGTTTTGTGCCGGATGACATTCagttcacacattttttttatacatgttatttttaaattacgtacCTTAACGTAGTTTCCTGTAAACTTACATTTCTCGAAGttcgagaccgatattttatgtataaaaaagttcttacgtttgaaaaaatattcagtgaattgATAAAGTCAGCTCGGTAATATAGGTGTTTGACTGTGTCCCATGCCCAAAGCGATGACTTGTATTTTAGCGTTTCGAATTAATATTGTCGGGAACTTTTTTTTGGTTACCTATCttggaattgtaaatattctttcttAGATTATAGTGTTTtcttttttaaccttaaattttgtattaaatgtattaaatttactAAATGCTTCCGGACTGTGGATAACTCCATTCGTTCgcacaaaaatgtaattaaaatttttggttttctgTAAATTAAAACAAGAGTAACTCAAAAACTTTGGCACTAGAACAAACCGTAAGGGGAAAAACAAAGCttagttgattttattgaaatttataaaaacatactTCATTGCGAAATTCATGAATTCGCACGACTAGCCGGATTATTAGTTGCGATATCGTCAGGGGCTGGATGTGGTCTGCTACAActtgaaagatttgaatatgTTCAGAAAGTAGCGTTGGTCATAAATGATCACGATTTCGACATAGAGATGCATCTCaggaaagctttaaaaaatatttcgtgtGGTGGATAAATACTTTGCCATACGCGTCTAGGGAAAAAGAATAAGcgtttttgaaatagaaatcttCTCAGATGCAAATTACGATTTTTGAGGCAAACTTCAATTGAGTCAACCAAATTGAACAATCTTAATAATTGTCTTCGCACATCAGGAGTAGAGAAGATTGATCTGCAGTTCCAGATCAGTGTGGATTCACTGTGACGTTATCAGTTGAGGAATCGACAACCACGTCGTCTTGAGACCAGCCTCCGAAGTCGCATTTCCATAGCTGgtgttggaaaaaaaaatttatttcaatttcgctCTTATAACTCTCTTATCTCTTACACTCTCTTTATTATCAGTTATGACactactaattttttattcatatattgctacgaatgaataattaatttaaagataatcACTTTACAactgtttcgaaatttttgacaaaatgtctGAAggaatacttttttatatttatatacttatttcttcgaattaaatttttctgaattcttaatACCTCTTTATTAAatctgttaaacaaaattttaggtaATACCCCGGAAAGAGCTTGATAAAATTCTTATCCTTTTTTTTCTTGCACTGTTAAGGGTACATCTCTATGACACTTTACGCACGTTCTATTTATTCAgtcaaattttacgcaaaaattAACAGCCTTATCTTCAAGTTTCATCTTTAAGTTATTCGCCTCTAGTACTCCACGTTTAGTTATCTCACTCGACATAGTGTTGGTGGTGTTAGTCGTTTCTGattctatattttgttttcaataatcaGTATGATTTATTGACATTATGTACAGTTTGTTTATGTAAAGCATTTGCGGCAGAACCTATGCACAGCAAATGGGAAGACAAACATATCGGATGGCCGTGTTTTCACATTACGCCAAGGATGTGTCAAAAAATAACCATcatcatttcaatttaaagatatgTCTCTGTCTATGTGTATATGTACCCGCTCAATAGTCGATGTGACTCGTCTATGTCAGACCCCATGCATGGCAATTGTTTAAGGTTAAATTTCGCTCAGAAATTTGTGTTTATGTTTAGAGTCTCTCATATCTccctacattttaaaattattttaatctgaatttttgtTCTACCTCGTACTTTCCATTTCAATTATAACATGTAGTTCCTATTTATTAACATACAGTTTTTTTACGAGGATCTGCATTgtggccttgaagctgaccttggcgttgaccttcaaggttatttcaagatcaactcttatttttcaaatagaaccccctatttttgacaccgccaatcgacATAACGAAAATTGTACGTTCATATATTCACCATGGCCATGTGTCTAAGGCGAGAACTTTTGTCTGAAGGATTtgtcacgaaaacgcatatttttgcTGATCAGCCGCCTAGACCTTATTTGATTTTATACGATCGTGGCATGACCgctgttgggggggggggggtccgatactttttgatggTCCTGTATATTTCGTCTATCGCTAACCTTCTACTTTTCTTCACTGTCGTGTACAGTGCCGTACCGCTGAAGCTCTCGTTCAACAGTTATTATCATAGTTTcttatttaaccaatttgttgaattttcaataaaaaatcatttaatttttaaccaacttttcgACTTGATTTCCAAGTAATCAGAaacaaatattcagatttaaaaattgaatttttttcctgtTGAAGTTTTTCCATAGATAAAACAACACTAACacagaaaacaaacaaaaaattgaaacattatagGTGCTATCATAAAAACGTTGcacattatttaactaatttaatttgcGGATCAAGTAGATCAGCTAGCATTTCTTCTGGGCACAAATCTAACACCAACATGCCGTATATCATAACACTTTCGGATTTCTTTATTGTTTGCTAACGGAGTGGCATAGACTTCATTCGCCTCCATTTTCCTGACTGAATCGGTGAATATATTTATAGTGGCTCGTTCTCCGCCTGGACGAGAAGGTTCAGGTAGATAAAGTCCACGAATAATCGAATGACTACTTGGTAATTTTTGCACTAATGCAACAACGTTGCCATTGATGTCTAATAATGTATACTGTGCTCCGGTTGGATCCTCGGAATCGAGATTAATACTTCCAGTTCTTAAATAAATACCGACACCGGGAGGAAAAGTGTACAATTGGATTGCAAGTTCCCAACTCGTATTTCTGACGGggaaaaatctataaaatggAAGTTCTTCCATTTGTATACCAAACAATTTAGAAAAGGGGGGAATGCTGGAAGACGGAAGCCCGGCAGGAAAAAATGGCTCAACTGGAACATCCACAGTCTTCCTCGTAAGATACTCGTAGAATGAAGTCTTCCCTAATAGAGTGTCATTGGCTTCTTCTGTCTCTATCTGGCTGACGTGGTGGGTgaatatgtttattttcgctcgtAATCCCCTTGGACTAGGAGGCATATATAATCCACGTAGAGTCGTATGAGTTCCTCGTCTCTCTACTAATGCCAAGGCGTCACCATTGACTCCTGATAATACAAAGTGTACTCCGGTTAGCGGTTCAGAGATACGCCAAGATtgatttctcaaataaatttgCGTACCGGGACGAAAATCGTATATTCGAATTACAAGTTCCCGGCTCGAATTTTTTAAGGGGAAAAACCGCTGAAATCGAAGATcgtgaatttttattccaaaaatcgTAGAATAAGAGGGGGGCTTGCCAGGAGGAGACATGGACCTGGCAGGAAGCGATGACTCGGCAGGAGCTGATCGCTTGGCAGGAGGATGCTCCATACCGTGAGAATGCGAAGTGGAACTAGGAAATTCGTGGCCATGATGATATCTGTCAGATGGCAGACTCGACTCtgaaaaaagaaacagaaaattacatttttttaatgtacatgatCTTACCGCTCTCTCCACCCTTTCATTCCTACGGTCTCACTCTTTCCCTTCTATCATATCAtaatatattctaaaatattgtaCATTACGCTGTTGCTAATTACACtgttattagaaaaaaagtttttaaattgaaaaaagcgaattttcaatataataaaatgtcTAACAAAGTGgtatattttcaactagaatagttcaatttcctatttaaaatgttgaaagccCTCAAATTGATATATCAATCATaatatggtagaaaaataaatgttttcatacATTTATTGTTAAAGAAATTGAGCAACCCGGTAGGAATACAATGATTTActcaaaaaattgtaactttaagaaaaattaagatatcGTAACCTAAAAAGCAGCTAATTAAGGCTAATAATTcagattgaagaaaaaaatatgatactttatttatttgaaattgaattcttAAGTTTTGATAGATAAAAAAGGCAATAAAACGTGTGATAGGCATTGCTGTTCGcacattttattatcaaaaaaacataTCTTTATATGGCTAAACCAAATCATGTCAGCTAAAGTATGAATATTTCAATAGTACTACACATTTTAGTATTGGAAAAACAAGTTAAAAGCAACACAAAAAAGTGTCACTACTGCAAGTTTGGTATAAGCCGTCTTTAAAGGTGGGTCTTTTGTGTCAGCTCCGGATTTGACCTGCTCAGCACAACTGTTCAGAAGGGACCAGGAGGCTATACACTCTGAAGTCGAACGTTTCGAACGTTAGAATTTTTCGTCAAGTCTTaacgaaattgtttttatttaatacttgGGAAAATAGGGTTGCTATTAAATCAGGAAATTTCACACTTAAACTTCACACTTTATTGAAgcataagaaaagaaaaaagggtcAAGACTTGAAGGCTACAAGATAGGGGACCCGTGCGTTTCTGTCCTACTTGACAATGTTGCTCGCTTCGATGCTCAACTGATACTTATTCCGTGATTTTTATATTTCCCAGTCTCTCTCAAAACTACGACGTACTTTCTTTCATTATACACAAATTCAACATCCGCCCCGGCAAAAAGGATGTATGAAGTAAGTCATGCATGGAACTTAAGATCTAATTACATAACATGAAAACGCAAACTGCACATtatcacatttatttaaaaaaattttaatctaaacatATCACATCAATAAaagcaaagaaattaaagcaAGTAGTCTAAACcataaaagagattttaaaaactgACTAATTTCAGTTATGCGTCAAACGCTCaggtatttttaagattattccaCTTCTAGTTTTTACTTCTCTTGCTTGTCTTTCAATATCCTTATCTATTCGTTCAATTAACGGCTTATCATTTTCTATCGACGGTTTAGCTACTCTTAATTTCTTTGTTACACTCCGTACTGCATTCTCGCTTTCACTTTCAGTGCTCAACTCGAGCGGATAAAGCCGTTGAATCGGTCACGTGAGCTCGCCTGTCGCTGTGATTAGCCGTGCAACGCGTATGTGGCCATCTTATCCGatgtaaaattcttttattttcgctAAGGGCCCCTCTATACGCTTTGCATTATCGTGACCTACGAAAACTGCATCGCCAACTTTCAACTCTTTATGTATTGCACCTTTACTTTTTTGATGGGTCAACGTGCCTAAATACTCATTTCTAAAACGTCgtaaatcttgtttaattttttgtctgtACTTGAACCGTTTTTTCATTTCTATTCTTTCTAGTTTGTCTAAATTTATTACGCCGATTTCTTTCACTTCTTGTAGAAACATAGATGGAGTCAATGCTACAATCTAATCATGACTATCGGGTAAAGAAGTAATCGGTCGCAAATTTATGACCGCTTCACAATCGGTTAAAGTCGTCAACATTTCTTCGTAAGTCGAACACGATTTTTTAAGTGTATGCCGAAGCAATCTTTTCAGTACACCAATAAGACGTTCCCAGAAGCCTCCCCACCAAGGTGCTTCTGGGGGGTTAAGCCTGCACTCTATCTGCTCTATCAAGAGAGTCTTtgcgatttttttataatctagtGCTTTCAACTGATTACTTAACCTTACAAAAATTTCGCCATTGTCACTGAAAATCACGCTCGGTCTGCCTCGCCTAGCTACGTCTTGTCGTAATGCCATTAAAAACGAAGCTGCACTCAAAGAATTAACTAGCTCTAAGTGAACTGCTCTATACACCGCACATGTAAGAATACGTATCCAGGCCTTTTGTCCGCCTTTCAGATAAATTCGACCTGCGAAATCTACTCCTACTACTTCGAATACCGCGGCATTTCTTACCCTATCGAGCGGCAATGGTGCGGTATGTGCATTAACCATTTTAGAATCATGTCGGCGAcaatctacacattttttaatcgCTTCTCTAACGACTTTTCACACTCCCATGATCCAAAACTTTTCTCTTAAAACGTTCAGTGTCATCGCGGCTCCCGCATGCTTAAGCTCCGTGTGCTTTTCTCTGATTAATAATTCGAGGAAATATTCTTTACTCGGCAAAATAACAGAGcatcgaaaattaaaactatCGTCACGATATAAAAGTTTAGATTTGGTTCTGATGAGTCCGTCACTATCAATGAACGGTAAGAAGTCTTTAATGCTTTCATCTTCTAAACTTTTGAAATGTCTGTTTTGAATCATTTATCTCtcgatttttaaaactaatcaaTGCGGCACTTTGTATTTGGGCTGACTTCTTTAATGCTGAATTGACCTCTGCATCGTCAACGCTATTCTTATCAGCAGTAGGCCATTTGTTCTTACATTCTCTAAGCCAATCCGGACCCTCCCACCACCGAGCAGCTAACAGCTGATTGACCGTGCAACCTCTTCACGGTAAATTAGCAGGATTCAAATGTCCAGGTATATGTCGCTACTGTTTCGATTCAGAAATATCCCCAATCTCTTTTACTCTATTCGAAACAAAAATACTCCAATTATCTTGACTATTAATCCACACGACTACTTTCGACGAATCGGTCCAATAATAAGTTATTGCGCCTTTAAAATCTAATGCCTTTAAAACTTGATTCGTTAATCTCGCGCCTATCGTTGCTGCTAATAATTCTAGTCGCGGAATACTCGTCGATTTATTAGTATTACTCTTAACCGCAGTGCACCTACACTTGAATGTCCGAGCCTCTTTGTACTCTTTTAAAAATCACTGCGGCATAAGCTAATTTACTCGcgtcaaaaaatgtatgaatactCACATCTGCGTCTGCGTCAATCAATCCTATCATAAAGCGCGGAACCTTGACCTTATCGAGGTTTTTTAATTCCTCAATCGAATTCTCGAAATTCTTCTTAATATTCGCGCTGACCTCTTCATCCCACGTTAATTTAGCTGCCCAAGCttcttgcaataaaatttttgggCCACGGGAGACCAAGTGAGACGCGTCCGCGCAGTTTTCTTCTTTAAAACACATAATATCAACATGCCATCGCGCGCACTTTGAACATTTTACATTTACACGGCAAAATCTGCTTTTATGCCCGATCTTTAAGCAGCTAAACCACGCGCGCTTTCTCTTCAACACCTCTTGCCTCTCTGAAGATGACATATTCCTAGCTTTAAAGCATTTTGCACTATCATGGTCACTCTTTTCACAAAATACACACGAATTTTCGTTACCTTTAGCAGACAGCAAATTGTGCGCACTTGGAACATCCCTTCTGGCATGCTAATTTTTCGATTTCTTCGTGCGTTCTGACTCATTCTCTTCTTTGAAGCTGAAACCTTGCACAGCCATGGAGCTCCTTAATTCATTTTGCACTTCGGACTCCAGGAAACTTATCAGCTTATTCAACCGCG includes:
- the LOC117177569 gene encoding uncharacterized protein LOC117177569 — protein: MFSTVSAEFTSVTTYLTLHGNQCRFRPLVAAHFGGLWEAAAKLTKFHLRRVIGNSTLTFEEMTTILTQIEAFLNSRPLSAQSDDPTDISALTPGHFLIRVPLNAGPESSLADVLPTLLTRWQLIQQMRDHFWKR
- the LOC117177575 gene encoding uncharacterized protein LOC117177575, producing the protein MVNAHTAPLPLDRVRNAAVFEVVGVDFAGRIYLKGGQKAWIRILTCAVYRAVHLELVNSLSAASFLMALRQDVARRGRPSVIFSDNGEIFVRLSNQLKALDYKKIAKTLLIEQIECRLNPPEAPWWGGFWERLIGVLKRLLRHTLKKSCSTYEEMLTTLTDCEAVINLRPITSLPDSHD